Below is a window of Cytophaga hutchinsonii ATCC 33406 DNA.
TTTAGCTTGGGGCATCGCCCCAAGAACAAGAATCAAATAATACTTTTATTTACGACCGGCCGTCCAATAAAATCAACAGACTTATCAATCTCTAACCAGGATTTGCAGCCACCGTATTCAGGAAGCAGGTCAAGCTGGAAAGATGCGCCGAACTCAAACACCTGTACTATCAATAAATGTATGCTGTTGCCCCAGCGTTCGAACCGTTCTTTAATAACTTCTTCCTTCCATGCATGAAAGGGATGCAGTCTTTTAACCATTTCCCAATCGGTGATTACCTGTACATCGGCAACCTGTACATAATATTTTATGTCTACCTTATCAGGTATTGTATGAAATCGTGTATCGCTTAAGAATGGACGCCATTCAGGCTTGATCATTTCTGTTGCCTGATGAAAAAGAGTAGGGAAGAGAATGAACTGTTTTCCTTTCAATTCAAAATCGCCGGAGCCTTCTTCATGTATACCTCCTTTACGAAGAATAATGCTTTGCTTTCCTTTGCCTAGTGCATCTACAATGCAGGCCCACTCTTTAAATGCTAAAGCCATTATTTCGTTTTTAAGCTTTTTTCATATTGAACTAAAAAATCGTCTAGGTTTTCATAACCGATACGTTTAGCAATAATCACTTTATTTTTGTCCAATACATATAATACAGGTGTTGCATAGATATCATACGTGATCTTAAAGTCTGTGTGGTTTTTAGAGTCACGCACGTTTAACCACCCTCCGATTTTTTTTGAACGGATAAATTTCAACCATTCTTCGTCTTTGCGTTCAATGTTTGCAGCATATACCTGAATGCCTTTTGCACGGTTCTTTAACCACCAGTCGTAAAGTTTTGGCGTTTCCTGCTGACAGTGTCCGCATTGAGAATCCCAAAAGAATAGGATGGTATACTTTGCCTGTACATCATACAGGTAACGGTACGTGCCCGTAGTATCGGTCATGTAAAGATTGGGAGCTTTCTTGCCAAGCAATAACGGATCTAATAAATCAACACGTTCTTTAATTTTCTTTACTGTTTCCGGAGTCGCCCAAAAACACTTGCCTTTCATATAGTATTCTTTCCCCAGGTGTACAAATACAGCATCCATGCCCATTACCTGAGAGGTCTCATATTTATAGGTATACTCACGTACATAATATTCAAACAAGTCCCCTTTTGGGTTACACTTGCTTATGATCATATCAATTTCTTTAATAATTGAATCAGGACGTTGAACAACAAGATTTTTAAAATAGCCATCAACCTTATTTACAAGTACCGGTGTACGGATCAAGCGGTCGTCGCTAAAATTTACATTGTCAAAATAATGTTTTTTATAATAATGAAATTGCCAGCTTGAATCAATGGAGCCATCAGCTTTTTTGGGAGCAGGTGGGACATCGACATCTTTTGTCGTTTTCAAAATGGCTGTGAACAAGCTATTCGGATTCGTTTTCAGAAAATTCTGTATATATGCAAGCATAGTAGAATCTATATCAGACAATTGCTTTGTGAGTACAGTTTTTTGCGTTGCAGCAGCAGACTTCATTAAATTATTTATAGAATCAGCTTTTGTTTTTTGATTCATAAAAAAACGCTGATAATCATAAAATGCTGTATTGTCCGGAGAATTTTTGAAATGCGCAGACTTTATCAGATTCGTTGTGTCAATAGAAAAAGATAGCGTTGACGGATTTAAAATAAAATCGAAAACCTTCTGTCCGGGCAACAAAAGGAAATACATCCCTTCTTTCAGGTGTGTTGTATCTGAAAATGAAACAAACCCTTTTGCATCAGCAATAGCCGTATCCTGGTAAAAACGCTTGTCGGCATAATAGCGTGCGAGATATACCGTATCAGCTTGTTTAACGCCTTTAATCGTTGCCTTGATTTCATAACCTAGGGGTTTGCCAGCGCTAAAGGACTGAAAGATGCTTGAAAATGCAATCAATAAGAATAGCAAAGGTGTTTTAATCGAATTCATTGTAAATGTGAATTAATGTATAAACAAAGTAGAATGAGTATTTCAATTTCTATACCAAAAGTAAATAGCTGTTAGATTATATGCAAAAAAGGCAGCCTTGCCACCTTTTTGCATATAATCTAACAGAAGTCTATTATTTAGGGAAGCCCTTTTTAAGAGCATCTGTTGCCGCTTTCTTAGCCGAATCTGCTGCTGCTTTTTTCTTTTGCTCAAGAATCTGCTGTTGTCTTTTCAGTTCAGCATCAGCAGCATCTTTTTGTTTCTGAAATTCCGCCGCCGCGGCATCTTTCTGTTTTTGCAATTCTGCTGCCGCCGCATCTTTCTGTTTTTGAAGCTCAGCTTCAGCATCCGCTTTTGCTTTGTCAATTTCTGCCTGTACTTGTTTTGCCTGATCGCTGTTCTTTAATTCTGAAATTGCTGCATCTTTTAATGCTGTTTTATCAACTTCTCCAAAGTTCGTTTTCACGATCGTAACTTTTGTTTTGTCATACGGGCCTTTTACATTTAAGTCAATCACAATGTTTTTCGGCATTGTAATTAAATTGCTTCCTACAAGGCTTGCCATCGCTTTATTGGCTTCGTTACCAAGCGCTCCGGAAGGAGTAGTTAACTGCATGTCATAATCCACGCTCCCATCAAGTTTGTTCTCACCTTTTGTAATGGCAAGTTTAGATTCACCTGATTTAATGTCAAATGGTTTAACAATTAATGATCCGTCAACAATAGTAAAGTTCAACAGCAGATCCTTTATTTCCAGCGGATCCATATTTTTCATTTTCGTTAAACTTGCTACTGTGCCCAATACCGGATTGCTTAGTACTTTTAAAGAACTGGAGCCTAATGAACCTTTCCCATTCAATGTTGAATAAATCGGCATCATTTCTTTATCCAGCAAACCATTCATAACAAGAGCCAGGTTAACATTGCCTTCTACATAGTTAGCAATCGGCGCCATCTTCTTTACAGAGTTGAATGTTTTGTATGCTTCTTTTGCAGCAACATCTTTCATTAACATATCCATCGCAAAAGATGGTTTTGTGATATCCTGTGTGTTATAATCGCCGCTGAATAAGAATGAACCTCCTAATGAGTTAAAGTTCAGCTTGTCCATTTTTACAATACCATTACGAACGATAATAGCACCCTTCATATTGGTCATATCCATGTTGCTATACAATACTTTGTCCATGGCAGCATTAAATGTAAAGTCAATATTTTTCGGAACCTCAACAACTTCCATTGGTACTTCTTCTTCCGGAGCGGCAGGTGTTGTTGTTGGTTCGTCTGACATCCATTCATTTACATCAAACTTTTTAGAAGCCATTGACATTACACCATGAATGGTTGAGTCTTTCCCTCCGAATGCATAGCCCATGTAGTTTGATACATAACCTGTAATATTATAATCGCTTTTACCAAGCATGCCTTCCATCGCTGCTATATTGAAACGCTCAGGTGTTAATGTCAGCAACCCTTTTTTCATCGTATACCCCTGAGGTAAATCTACACTCTTGTACACTAAGTCAGATATATCCAGACTTCCGCTTGTTTGTGTATTACCATAATTACCAGCCTGCACTTCAGATAAAATACCTTTCGTTGTCATGTCTGCGTTCATTCGGCCTGTTAGTGTAGTGCCTTCGATCGGGTAAATCTTCGTCATTTTTGCTAAGTCGATAATACCTTTGATACTTGCTTCGTAATTCGGATCATCAAAGTTTTTAACGAAGGCTTTCATTTCAAATGGTTCGCCATCAAGCAATAGTTTAAAGTAATCTAATAAGAATGTCGATGTCTTCATATTTCCATCGCTATTCACAACAGCGGACACATTGATGTTTTCAATCGGTTTCGGAAACTCCGAAGACTTAACGTATCCATTTGCCAGGTTCATGTTTGCCGTAACCATAGGCATTAATTTTAAAGTATCACTGTATTTGCCTTTAGCCTTAACATCCATTCCAAACAGACCTTTTAATGTTGTTCCTTCTATCGGATAGAATTTTGAAACATCTTCAAGTTTAACTTTGGCGACAACGTTTGCATCAATGTCATATGGATTCATACCATTCATCAGTAATCTGGCATCGATCGGGTTTTGTCCCATATCCATATGGAATTTTTTCAGATCAACAATCATATGGTCAATAACGCCATCTTTGTCGTCCACATGTAAATCAAGATTAATATTCTTAACGGCATCCGGTAAGTCAGGATATTGAAAATAACCATCTTTGATAAGCATGTTCAAGCCAAAACCCGGCATGGTTGTTTCGTTGTAAACTCCTTTCACATAACCGTCAAAACCAATGATACCTTCTGTTTTTACTTTTTCAAAATCTTTGTTGTATACCGCAGGTAAAAGAGATAATAAATTTTTAAAATCTGTTTCTTTTGCATTGTATGTGATATCCATTTTGATATCATCCGTAGGCATTTCAATAGCACCGTTGAACCCGAATTTAAAATCATTGATAGCAAATTCATTGTCTAAAAATTTATAAACAGATTTTGCTAAATCAATATTCATAGCAGCATCAGCTGTTACCGTTTGTCCGTCTAAGTATTTTGTACCATCGTATTCAACAAGTACGTTGGTTGATTTTGTATATGTTTTGAGATCATATACATCCGCCATTATATCGCCGCTACCTTTGTGGTCCAGATGTTTCAGTTCAGCATACATAGGCATTGTCTGATCATCATAAATGATTGTGCCATCTTTGATTTCCCATTTTTCAATACTCAGGTTTAGCGTGCTAGGTTCTTCAGGTGCAGCAGGCGCTTGTGTTGTATCCGGGTAAGTAATATCCCAGCTCATCTTACCGCTTT
It encodes the following:
- a CDS encoding DUF1802 family protein; this encodes MALAFKEWACIVDALGKGKQSIILRKGGIHEEGSGDFELKGKQFILFPTLFHQATEMIKPEWRPFLSDTRFHTIPDKVDIKYYVQVADVQVITDWEMVKRLHPFHAWKEEVIKERFERWGNSIHLLIVQVFEFGASFQLDLLPEYGGCKSWLEIDKSVDFIGRPVVNKSII
- a CDS encoding TlpA family protein disulfide reductase translates to MNSIKTPLLFLLIAFSSIFQSFSAGKPLGYEIKATIKGVKQADTVYLARYYADKRFYQDTAIADAKGFVSFSDTTHLKEGMYFLLLPGQKVFDFILNPSTLSFSIDTTNLIKSAHFKNSPDNTAFYDYQRFFMNQKTKADSINNLMKSAAATQKTVLTKQLSDIDSTMLAYIQNFLKTNPNSLFTAILKTTKDVDVPPAPKKADGSIDSSWQFHYYKKHYFDNVNFSDDRLIRTPVLVNKVDGYFKNLVVQRPDSIIKEIDMIISKCNPKGDLFEYYVREYTYKYETSQVMGMDAVFVHLGKEYYMKGKCFWATPETVKKIKERVDLLDPLLLGKKAPNLYMTDTTGTYRYLYDVQAKYTILFFWDSQCGHCQQETPKLYDWWLKNRAKGIQVYAANIERKDEEWLKFIRSKKIGGWLNVRDSKNHTDFKITYDIYATPVLYVLDKNKVIIAKRIGYENLDDFLVQYEKSLKTK
- a CDS encoding AsmA-like C-terminal region-containing protein, whose protein sequence is MKKFLKISGISIGVLLLAMLILPFLFKDKIKGIIDEQIKKNINGQVWYNAESFSLSLFSHFPNLTVSIDELGLVSNVTEFKGDTLFAAKQFSLTIDIMSVISGDQIKVKGVFLDQPKIVTIFDKSGKMSWDITYPDTTQAPAAPEEPSTLNLSIEKWEIKDGTIIYDDQTMPMYAELKHLDHKGSGDIMADVYDLKTYTKSTNVLVEYDGTKYLDGQTVTADAAMNIDLAKSVYKFLDNEFAINDFKFGFNGAIEMPTDDIKMDITYNAKETDFKNLLSLLPAVYNKDFEKVKTEGIIGFDGYVKGVYNETTMPGFGLNMLIKDGYFQYPDLPDAVKNINLDLHVDDKDGVIDHMIVDLKKFHMDMGQNPIDARLLMNGMNPYDIDANVVAKVKLEDVSKFYPIEGTTLKGLFGMDVKAKGKYSDTLKLMPMVTANMNLANGYVKSSEFPKPIENINVSAVVNSDGNMKTSTFLLDYFKLLLDGEPFEMKAFVKNFDDPNYEASIKGIIDLAKMTKIYPIEGTTLTGRMNADMTTKGILSEVQAGNYGNTQTSGSLDISDLVYKSVDLPQGYTMKKGLLTLTPERFNIAAMEGMLGKSDYNITGYVSNYMGYAFGGKDSTIHGVMSMASKKFDVNEWMSDEPTTTPAAPEEEVPMEVVEVPKNIDFTFNAAMDKVLYSNMDMTNMKGAIIVRNGIVKMDKLNFNSLGGSFLFSGDYNTQDITKPSFAMDMLMKDVAAKEAYKTFNSVKKMAPIANYVEGNVNLALVMNGLLDKEMMPIYSTLNGKGSLGSSSLKVLSNPVLGTVASLTKMKNMDPLEIKDLLLNFTIVDGSLIVKPFDIKSGESKLAITKGENKLDGSVDYDMQLTTPSGALGNEANKAMASLVGSNLITMPKNIVIDLNVKGPYDKTKVTIVKTNFGEVDKTALKDAAISELKNSDQAKQVQAEIDKAKADAEAELQKQKDAAAAELQKQKDAAAAEFQKQKDAADAELKRQQQILEQKKKAAADSAKKAATDALKKGFPK